In Brettanomyces bruxellensis chromosome 8, complete sequence, a genomic segment contains:
- a CDS encoding uncharacterized protein (BUSCO:EOG09260VEY), which produces MDVHRCRFVDYTPGMITALAFSHKSNETEVSPKQLRLAVGRSDGSIEIWNPRNSKNKWLLESTILGGSGRSIEGLLWATIEPELSAKSGNKEGESLGLELKSRSRDGGAARLFSIGGSTYLTEWDIRKGLPLKNYDCNSGIVWSSAINESQTRIAVGCDNGSVVIVDISGGPGSIEYECVLQRQQSRIMSICWVGDDTVIGGCADGRIRVWSYKGDTKGRLIQTLRVDKSKRESTLIWSLLALPRKQQFVSGDSTGCVKIWDLKHMTLQQSFNVHEADVLCLSSDSREEHFFSGGVDRKIFNFTLTKSGYNSAKWVNTTNRLLHGNDIRAMCSFESSNQDLLASGGVERVVLVTSMEHFQTSVPLRITDDSIERHVLVNKAKRLVVMWQGQEVKIWKLQNEGKAKRLVCKLVLSDPENISSVALSKNGRYLAVSRISTTKLFELVEVNRGIEVVKVVSTLLSGIGARIIKFVDEKKLLLMVDSDGDVTSVKFNVNDDENDDEDVSDFDDEQQPVIYEMPETPEPTPDAISFDSKYNYTHLTVNSSGSAVAFSNFAGFIDILNPTTGKASRLVHMSEIPTAISFTSRDTLLVVTLSHKVYEFNTENAQGANLYTEWSKNNTEFIPRPFQKLPGECLGIFECLGKFWVYGSDWLCFFDSKKDFPRASKQSKKRSANGESASSAKETSEHEEVASKVFWRTSDYRSLILVANLSTDELVVVERPVESMPAPTPFKVSRIAL; this is translated from the coding sequence ATGGATGTTCATAGATGCAGATTTGTGGACTATACGCCGGGGATGATCACGGCGTTGGCATTTTCACACAAGTCAAACGAAACAGAAGTAAGCCCAAAACAGCTACGGCTAGCAGTTGGAAGATCGGACGGATCTATTGAGATTTGGAATCCAAGGAActccaaaaataaatggCTTTTAGAGAGTACGATACTAGGAGGAAGCGGTAGATCGATCGAAGGGCTTTTATGGGCAACTATTGAGCCAGAACTCAGTGcaaaaagtggaaataAGGAAGGGGAGAGTTTAGGTTTGGAATTAAAGAGTAGGAGCAGGGATGGTGGTGCAGCAAGGCTTTTTTCGATTGGAGGATCGACATATTTGACAGAGTGGGATATACGAAAGGGTCTTCCGTTGAAAAATTATGATTGCAACTCGGGAATAGTGTGGTCTAGTGCAATTAATGAGTCGCAAACTCGTATTGCAGTTGGATGCGACAATGGATCTGTAGTTATTGTCGATATTTCGGGTGGCCCAGGCTCTATCGAGTATGAATGCGTTCTCCAAAGGCAGCAGAGTCGAATTATGAGCATTTGCTGGGTGGGAGACGATACAGTTATAGGAGGATGTGCAGATGGAAGAATTAGAGTGTGGTCTTACAAAGGTGACACTAAAGGAAGACTTATCCAGACTCTCAGAGTCGACAAATCAAAGCGGGAAAGCACATTAATATGGTCACTATTGGCGCTTCCACGCAAGCAGCAGTTTGTATCTGGAGACTCGACAGGTTGTGTCAAAATTTGGGATTTGAAGCACATGACTTTGCAGCAATCATTTAATGTTCACGAGGCAGATGTTCTTTGCCTCAGCAGTGATTCCAGGGAGGAGCACTTTTTCAGTGGTGGAGTTGACAGAAAGATATTTAACTTCACACTCACCAAAAGTGGCTATAACTCGGCCAAGTGGGTGAATACAACAAACAGATTATTGCACGGAAATGATATCCGTGCCATGTGCTCGTTTGAATCCAGCAATCAGGATCTTCTGGCAAGCGGAGGTGTGGAGCGTGTTGTTCTAGTAACTTCCATGGAGCATTTCCAGACCAGCGTTCCTTTGAGAATCACTGATGATAGCATCGAACGTCATGTTCTCGTGAATAAGGCAAAAAGACTCGTTGTGATGTGGCAGGGACAGGAGGTCAAAATTTGGAAGCTTCAAAATGAGGGAAAAGCAAAGCGTTTGGTCTGCAAACTTGTTCTCAGCGATCCAGAGAACATTAGCTCGGTTGCACTTTCGAAAAACGGACGTTACTTGGCAGTTTCGAGAATTTCCACCACGAAGTTGTTCGAGCTTGTGGAGGTGAATCGAGGCATTGAAGTTGTGAAGGTTGTCTCTACCCTTCTCTCAGGAATAGGTGCTCGCATTATTAAGTTTgttgatgagaagaaaCTTTTGCTGATGGTGGACAGTGATGGCGATGTGACCAGCGTGAAATTTAACGTGAACGATGACGAAAACGACGACGAGGATGTCTCCGACTTTGATGATGAGCAACAACCGGTGATATATGAGATGCCAGAGACTCCTGAACCCACACCTGATGCCATATCGTTCGATTCCAAGTACAATTACACTCATCTGACAGTTAATTCGTCGGGTTCGGCAGTTGCATTTTCGAATTTCGCAGGATTTATAGACATTTTGAACCCTACAACAGGAAAAGCAAGCCGCTTGGTTCACATGAGTGAAATACCAACTGCTATCAGCTTCACCTCTCGGGATACATTATTGGTTGTTACTTTATCGCATAAAGTTTATGAGTTCAACACGGAGAATGCTCAGGGGGCAAACTTGTACACGGAGTGGTCAAAAAACAACACGGAGTTCATTCCACGGCCATTCCAGAAGCTTCCAGGCGAATGCTTGGGCATTTTTGAGTGCCTCGGTAAGTTCTGGGTCTACGGAAGTGACTGgttgtgcttttttgattCCAAAAAGGATTTTCCACGGGCTTCCAAGCAATCCAAAAAGAGATCTGCCAATGGGGAGTCTGCATCATCGGCTAAAGAAACCTCAGAGCACGAAGAGGTGGCCAGTAAAGTTTTCTGGAGGACTTCAGATTACAGAAGTCTCATTTTGGTTGCAAACTTGTCAACAGACGAATTAGTGGTTGTGGAGCGGCCGGTGGAGAGTATGCCCGCCCCAACACCGTTTAAGGTGTCTAGAATAGCTCTCTGA
- a CDS encoding uncharacterized protein (BUSCO:EOG09262OJ4) encodes MLGFLSSSRLPSPILRSATNAYYRVHIRFSLLSSKYAYCRFSSAQAASSAHAIIAHHILSRDDDFSDVDVPSAENVERQVAFTTPLQLYNQRVEQGVLKDDPHQRRILKSMEFLFEQLKEYHPPNVLKPCLQSAQSHTSISSFIKSLFGASVPFNDYNSSVPHGIYLYGDVGCGKTMLMDLFYQTIPPHLSKKRLHFHQFMQKLHKRSHELKTVHGEHQNFDVMPTLAYELSKQATVLCFDEFQVTDVADAMLLRRLIDLSLRSDHGLVLFATSNRAPDDLYINGIQRESFIPCIEEIKSKTNVIHLDSPTDYRRIPRPLCSVYFSPRKGATYHSKECRKQRKHHIDSWYSYFSQGHRMEYRVPIRLWGRELMVPKCSPPYVAGFSFKQLCGKNYAAGDYLALASQFESIIVTDIPYLSIDSRDEVRRFITFLDAVYDNHCRLAVTAVAPFSEIFVEPEDINPDYGFELSEKGRKKLEESRKLDESLSNSNSSRNEQSEIYDPLVKEHGFDKSIARQANLFAELDEERFAFARALSRLKQMRSLAWVENVSAKGMTDCLKLGKHHMPKMPNC; translated from the coding sequence ATGCTGGGTTTTCTCAGTTCTTCCAGGCTACCGTCTCCCATATTACGATCTGCCACTAATGCATACTATAGAGTTCATATCAGATTTTCATTACTTTCATCAAAATATGCTTACTGTCGTTTCTCTTCTGCGCAGGCTGCTTCTTCTGCACACGCGATAATTGCACACCATATTTTGTCCCGAGATGACGATTTTTCAGATGTTGACGTGCCTTCAGCTGAAAACGTTGAGAGGCAAGTTGCATTCACTACACCGTTACAGCTTTATAATCAACGTGTCGAACAGGGTGTGTTGAAGGATGATCCTCATCAGAGACGAATCTTGAAGAGCATGGAATTCTTATTTGAACAACTCAAAGAGTATCATCCACCAAATGTTCTAAAGCCGTGCTTGCAATCAGCGCAGTCGCATACATCAATTTCAAGCTTCATTAAATCGCTATTTGGGGCATCAGTCCCTTTCAATGATTACAATAGCAGTGTTCCACACGGAATATACTTGTATGGTGATGTTGGGTGCGGAAAGACAATGCTTATGGATTTATTCTATCAAACAATCCCACCCCATTTATCCAAAAAGAGACTGCACTTTCATCAATTCATGCAGAAACTTCACAAGCGATCACACGAGCTTAAAACTGTGCATGGAGAGCATCAGAATTTTGATGTGATGCCTACTCTAGCATACGAACTTTCAAAGCAGGCCACTGTTTTGTGCTTTGATGAATTTCAGGTGACCGATGTTGCTGATGCAATGTTGCTAAGGCGTTTAATTGATCTGTCACTTCGGTCAGATCATGGTCTCGTTTTATTTGCCACGTCTAACAGGGCCCCAGATGATCTTTATATTAATGGCATCCAGAGGGAGTCTTTTATACCTTGCATCGAAGAAAttaaaagcaaaacaaaCGTGATACACTTGGATTCACCCACGGATTACCGGAGAATCCCTCGTCCGCTTTGCTCTGTGTATTTTTCGCCTAGAAAAGGTGCCACTTACCATTCAAAGGAGTGCAGAAAGCAGCGGAAGCATCACATTGATTCATGGTATTCATACTTTTCTCAGGGTCACCGTATGGAGTACAGAGTGCCCATAAGATTGTGGGGTCGTGAATTAATGGTTCCAAAGTGTTCACCACCATATGTTGCcggcttttctttcaagCAATTGTGTGGTAAGAATTATGCGGCAGGAGATTATTTGGCATTAGCATCGCAATTTGAATCCATAATCGTGACTGATATTCCATATCTAAGTATAGATTCTAGAGACGAGGTCAGACGCTTTATCACATTTTTGGATGCAGTTTACGATAATCACTGCAGACTGGCGGTGACTGCTGTGGCGCCATTTTCGGAAATTTTTGTTGAGCCCGAAGATATTAACCCTGATTATGGCTTTGAGTTATCAGAAAAAGGCAGAAAGAAGCTTGAAGAGAGCAGAAAGCTGGACGAAAGCTTATCCAATAGTAACTCTTCTAGGAATGAGCAAAGCGAAATTTACGATCCTCTCGTTAAAGAACACGGGTTTGACAAGAGTATCGCCCGTCAGGCAAATCTTTTTGCAGaacttgatgaagaaaggtTCGCTTTTGCAAGAGCATTAAGCCGTTTAAAGCAGATGAGGTCTCTGGCATGGGTTGAAAACGTTTCTGCCAAGGGGATGACAGATTGCCTTAAATTAGGTAAACATCACATGCCAAAGATGCCAAATTGTTAA
- a CDS encoding uncharacterized protein (BUSCO:EOG09261XNU), with product MDPVILKFISEDDLSYEEQLLKDPTNEQLWLQYYEHKKAATNANKQALIFLLYRGVNKLRNSVKLTMLYLNLLVSTIDNDNKCTESIQQIADAFSRASVNISDQLELWLLFCSFLTKNVEYIDATFIRRQFNTALQALPIADHAKIWPMFLKCAKQIGGPTMITVYLRYCNFRTAAKHYDEYLVNTFSAIEKENGEKSVTDLSTVINDLLQHVQTFQQFELLKKYIDTSFSDLRFAVKLSRPELDVYKDLFSCLVRIRKNLKRAHENGHIMDEHAGKMYNKMKAKFKGQQGSIVTKYAEYWLASGNFLKVISTFEHGLTECMTIDDFTIIYDSYVDMMDSHIEVISDKLDEVEGMENEDANNLNATLNVLLQRYEDLLSRRPFIINDVYLRQDKNNVQTWLDRVEIYDKEKDYNRIVHCYQQAILTIDAPKVREPDLLPKLWIDYIRFTAKEDRKRLRKLYATAVKVPYRFVSDLEKIWCSWVEIEAQDNYDQALQVIKKAVTLPNSVLSGRTVNERDIRYDNDELSAQVRAYKSVRLWSLYLDIVESSDDVTQTCNIYDKVIELKIVTPLMILNYCNFLEKHRLYERCFQIYERGVAIFKYPTVFEIWNSYLTAAVKYMDKLAIKKERIRSLFDQSLQNSPDNFRKAIYLMYYDFEDKHGSKPESLRVLREAIKAVENQDAKLDLFKMLVLQTIKYKGLSSASQLYEDALQVWPLSSPGFIKDIVAGFVDVEARLRRFKRCREILHYSCELVMKKSRSQKSRDQIWTLFKDFELENGDEQTYKEMLGFKRHMEAISLPIIQERIETGPNGGVDFVHSSNKESEKSTDELPKQETGKSAVANKDQIDIDMSLLE from the coding sequence ATGGATCCTGTTATCTTAAAATTTATCTCAGAAGATGATCTTTCATATGAAGAGCAGCTTCTCAAAGATCCAACTAACGAACAATTATGGCTGCAGTACTACGAACACAAAAAAGCGGCTACAAATGCCAATAAGCAAGCATTAATATTCTTGCTGTATAGGGGTGTGAATAAGTTGCGTAATTCAGTTAAACTAACAATGCTATATTTAaatcttcttgtttctACAATCGATAACGACAACAAATGCACTGAGTCAATACAGCAAATTGCAGATGCATTTTCAAGGGCTTCCGTAAACATTTCTGACCAGTTAGAGCTTTGGTTACTTTTCTGCAGCTTCCTTacaaaaaatgttgaatatattgatGCCACTTTTATTAGACGACAGTTCAATACCGCTCTTCAAGCACTTCCAATTGCGGATCACGCAAAAATATGGCCCATGTTCCTTAAATGTGCTAAACAGATAGGAGGGCCCACAATGATCACAGTATATTTAAGATATTGCAATTTCAGAACTGCCGCAAAACATTATGATGAGTATTTAGTGAATACGTTTAGTGcaattgaaaaagagaacgGGGAGAAGTCAGTTACCGATCTTTCAACTGTGATTAatgatcttcttcaacacgTGCAAACATTTCAGCAGTTTGAGCTGCTTAAGAAGTACATTGACACATCGTTTAGTGACCTAAGGTTTGCAGTCAAACTTTCTAGACCGGAGCTTGATGTTTACAAAGACTTATTTTCTTGCCTCGTACggataagaaaaaatcTAAAGAGAGCACATGAAAATGGTCACATCATGGATGAACATGCAGGCAAAATGtataataaaatgaaagcaaaatttAAAGGTCAACAGGGGTCCATAGTTACAAAGTATGCAGAATACTGGCTTGCTAGTGGAAATTTCCTGAAAGTAATTTCAACGTTTGAGCATGGCCTCACAGAGTGCATGACTATTGATGATTTTACTATCATTTACGACTCATATGTTGACATGATGGATTCACATATTGAGGTGATATCGGATAAATTGGACGAAGTTGAAGGCATGGAAAACGAAGATGCAAATAACCTTAATGCTACATTGAACGTTTTGCTTCAACGGTACGAGGATTTGCTTTCAAGACGGCCATTTATTATCAACGATGTATATTTGAGACAGGATAAAAACAATGTGCAAACATGGCTTGACAGGGTGGAAATATacgacaaagaaaaagactACAACAGGATTGTCCATTGCTATCAGCAGGCCATTTTGACAATCGACGCACCAAAAGTTAGAGAACCTGATTTGCTTCCCAAACTATGGATTGACTATATCAGATTTACCGCAAAGGAAGATCGAAAACGGCTTCGAAAGCTTTATGCAACTGCTGTTAAGGTTCCATATCGATTTGTATCTGATTTAGAGAAAATATGGTGCTCATGGGTAGAAATAGAGGCACAAGATAATTATGATCAAGCTTTACAAGTAATCAAGAAGGCAGTGACGTTACCAAATTCAGTTCTTTCTGGACGCACCGTAAACGAGAGGGATATAAGATACGATAATGATGAACTCAGTGCTCAGGTTAGAGCATACAAATCCGTTAGGTTATGGTCTTTGTACCTCGACATAGTGGAGAGCTCCGACGATGTGACTCAAACATGCAATATCTACGATAAAGTGATTGAGCTTAAGATCGTGACACCATTAATGATTTTGAACTACTGCAactttcttgaaaaacaCAGACTGTATGAACGGtgctttcaaatatatGAGAGAGGGGTGgcaatatttaaatatcCGACCGTATTTGAGATTTGGAATTCATATCTTACTGCTGCCGTCAAATACATGGACAAATTGGCtattaaaaaggaaagaattAGGTCACTCTTTGACCAATCACTTCAGAATAGTCCCGATAACTTTCGGAAAGCTATCTACTTAATGTATTACGACTTTGAAGATAAACATGGATCGAAACCAGAGTCTCTACGTGTTCTACGGGAGGCGATCAAGGCAGTTGAAAATCAAGATGCCAAACTAGATTTGTTCAAAATGTTAGTTCTACAAACAATCAAGTACAAAGGTCTTTCAAGTGCCAGTCAATTATATGAAGACGCTTTGCAGGTTTGGCCATTATCTTCACCAGGCTTTATCAAGGATATAGTTGCTGGATTTGTCGATGTAGAAGCTAGATTGAGGAGATTTAAGCGGTGTAGGgaaattcttcattattcGTGCGAACTTGTtatgaaaaaaagccgTTCTCAGAAATCTCGTGATCAGATATGGACACTTTTCAAGGACTTTGAGTTGGAAAATGGTGATGAGCAAACTTATAAGGAGATGCTTGGCTTTAAACGGCATATGGAGGCAATTTCATTGCCAATCATTCAGGAAAGAATTGAAACAGGTCCAAATGGGGGTGTCGACTTTGTTCATTCGTCTAATAAGGAGAGTGAAAAATCCACAGACGAGCTTCCAAAACAGGAAACTGGAAAAAGTGCTGTTGCAAATAAGGATCAGATCGATATTGATATGAGTCTTCTAGAGTGA
- a CDS encoding uncharacterized protein (BUSCO:EOG09264IMV), with the protein MTLALEKGKLKGAEQGYSLLKRKSEALTKRFRDITKRINDAKRKMGRVLQTAAFSLAEVSYAVGGNIGYQVQESVSGKARFKVKARQENVSGVYLPQFETEIDESINDFKMAGLGRGGQQVQRAREVYTKAVETLVDLASLQTAFVILDEVIKVTNRRVNAIEHVIIPRTENTIAYINSELDEVDREEFYRLKKVQEKKQQAIVVEEAEDAARKAKIKEAKRKRKEAKKQAAKKAAEEKAAKLRAAEKKIAEQKAAEKKIAEQKAAEKKVAEQKAAAQKDADENAAKDSSANENSEREEKVEAEKTDEKIEDETANETVDDKEVQDENVEAEDNEEEVVDESAEQTVESSDDSGEDEESTKNLIQETEDDVIF; encoded by the coding sequence ATGACCCTTGCCttggaaaaaggaaaattgaAAGGAGCTGAACAAGGATATTCGTTGCTTAAAAGAAAGTCTGAAGCTTTGACAAAACGGTTCAGGGATATTACTAAGAGAATTAATGAtgccaaaagaaagatgggAAGAGTGCTACAAACGGCAGCATTCTCTCTTGCAGAAGTTTCCTATGCCGTTGGTGGAAATATTGGCTACCAAGTCCAGGAATCTGTGAGTGGAAAAGCCAGGTTTAAAGTCAAAGCAAGACAGGAGAATGTTTCTGGTGTTTATCTACCGCAATTTGAGACGGAGATTGACGAGTCGATTAATGATTTCAAGATGGCCGGATTGGGAAGAGGAGGTCAGCAGGTTCAGAGAGCCAGGGAGGTTTACACAAAGGCTGTGGAAACGTTAGTGGACTTGGCTTCTTTGCAAACAGCGTTTGTAATTCTTGATGAAGTCATCAAAGTGACAAACAGGAGAGTCAATGCCATCGAGCACGTGATTATTCCACGGACGGAGAACACGATTGCATACATCAACTCCGAGTTGGATGAGGTGGACAGGGAAGAATTTTACCGGTTGAAAAAAGTCCAGGAGAAGAAACAGCAAGCTAtagttgttgaagaagcGGAAGATGCTGCGAGAAAGGCCAAGATTAAGGAAGccaagagaaagagaaaagaggCAAAGAAGCAGGCTGCGAAAAAGGCTGCGGAGGAGAAAGCTGCAAAGTTAAGAGCtgctgaaaagaagattgcTGAGCAAAAAGCTgctgagaagaagatcgCTGAACAAAAAGCTGCTGAGAAAAAGGTCGCCGAACAGAAAGCTGCCGCGCAAAAAGATGCTGACGAGAATGCTGCCAAGGATAGTTCTGCAAACGAGAATTCTgagagagaagaaaaagtggaGGCTGAAAAGACTGATGAGAAGATTGAGGATGAAACAGCAAATGAGACGGTTGACGATAAAGAGGTTCaggatgaaaatgttgAGGCCGAAGATAATGAAGAGGAAGTGGTCGATGAAAGTGCAGAGCAAACTGTGGAAAGTAGTGATGATTCAGGTGAAGACGAAGAAAGTACCAAAAACCTCATCCAGGAAACGGAGGATGACGTCATATTTTAG
- a CDS encoding uncharacterized protein (MEROPS:MER0005131), with the protein MIKKKEFYTQFGIICGILLVFAALLRSSNVYHVLNEIHIETYNYPENADFHVVTTDSVISSISKERIRKRLEGLSRIFHDGRFYNSEKGYKSSLYLYEKLQKVALADYERLSVELFNHSSWKQPSVIFRIQGKSDNLVIVGCHVDSINLNPLKEAPGVDDNLSGVDILLETIDVLIESNVNFSDWQNTVEFHFYAAEEMSSLGSRDVFGAYKKHGKRVVAMLQQDMTGFTKKTFENGMPEHFGLVVDYSSKQLVQFVRRIISEYTDIKSIDTKCDKVCSDQISPLIFGYPGAYVLESVIENSNPYIHTDQDLIDNIDVNHMVQHAKLVTAFVSELSVWIPKYLNESMQSDQDLFQFSLYDFFVLFATSSTRRTIWCVILVAVAISMSVTLIGDIFSGENSETVDPDEVIPLRVSQNDNSNRKIK; encoded by the coding sequence atgatcaaaaagaaagagttTTACACCCAATTTGGAATCATCTGTGGAATTTTGCTCGTTTTCGCCGCGCTTCTTCGTTCGTCTAATGTCTATCATGTTTTAAATGAGATACACATTGAGACATACAACTATCCAGAAAACGCAGATTTTCATGTGGTTACAACGGATAGCGTGATATCATCCATTTCTAAGGAGCGTATTAGAAAGAGATTGGAAGGTTTAAGCAGAATATTTCACGATGGAAGATTCTATAACAGTGAAAAGGGATATAAAAGTTCGCTCTATCTTTATGAAAAACTACAGAAAGTCGCGTTAGCTGACTATGAACGTCTGTCGGTTGAATTGTTCAATCACAGCAGTTGGAAGCAGCCAAGTGTAATATTCAGAATACAGGGGAAGTCGGATAATTTGGTTATTGTGGGGTGTCATGTGGATTCCATTAATCTCAACCCATTGAAAGAAGCCCCCGGAGTAGATGATAATCTCTCTGGAGTGGATATTTTGCTTGAGACGATCGACGTTTTGATCGAAAGCAATGTTAATTTCTCAGATTGGCAAAATACCGTCGAGTTTCATTTCTATGCAGCCGAAGAAATGTCGTCGTTGGGGTCACGTGACGTTTTCGGGGCTTACAAGAAGCATGGTAAGCGAGTTGTTGCAATGCTTCAGCAAGACATGACAGGATTTACAAAGaaaacttttgaaaatggaatGCCTGAGCATTTTGGGCTGGTTGTTGATTACTCTTCAAAACAACTGGTGCAGTTTGTTAGACGCATTATCAGCGAATACACAGATATCAAGAGTATCGATACAAAATGCGACAAGGTGTGCTCTGATCAAATTTCGCCATTGATATTTGGGTATCCTGGGGCCTATGTCTTGGAATCTGTCATAGAAAATAGCAATCCTTATATCCACACGGACCAAGATTTAATAGATAACATAGATGTCAATCATATGGTACAGCATGCAAAGCTTGTTACAGCATTTGTGTCCGAGCTCTCTGTATGGATCCCtaaatatttgaatgaaAGCATGCAAAGCGACCAGGATTTGTTCCAATTTAGTTTGTATGACTTTTTCGTATTATTTGCAACATCAAGCACCAGGCGCACTATATGGTGCGTAATTCTTGTTGCCGTGGCAATATCTATGAGTGTTACACTTATAGGCGACATTTTTAGTGGAGAAAATTCCGAAACCGTTGATCCCGATGAGGTAATCCCACTCCGGGTATCCCAAAACGATAACAGCAacaggaaaataaaatag
- the CAR2 gene encoding ornithine aminotransferase, with protein sequence MTDHYPVPEFNLSSEKAREYEEKYAAHNYHPLPVVFAKAKGAHVWDPEGREYLDFLSAYSAVNQGHCHPRIIKALCEQAQKLTLSSRAFSCDIFGTWAKYITEYFNYECVLPMNTGAEAVETAMKIARRWGYVKKGIKADEGIILSCANNFHGRTIAVISMSTDPEARTDFGPFTKNIGPVIPGTDGKKVIRYGVIEDVELAFKNAGDKIAAILIEPIQGEAGIVVPPADYFKKVRDLCRKYNVLLIADEIQTGIARTGKMLCYQHYLSEEDKPDLVLLGKAISGGVIPVSCVLSSREIMSVLEPGSHGSTYGGNALACRVSIEALEVVKDEKLVERAKELGEFFQAELRKLAAESDGIIKEVRGKGLLTAIVIDHTRLEGKTAWDLCLKMKEHGVLAKPTHVHIIRLAPPLIISKEDLLKGIDSIRSALKEMPIDPRK encoded by the coding sequence ATGACTGATCACTATCCAGTTCCAGAATTCAACCTCTCATCAGAGAAGGCTCGCGAGTACGAGGAAAAGTACGCCGCACACAACTACCACCCACTTCCAGTTGTGTTTGCTAAAGCTAAAGGTGCACATGTTTGGGATCCAGAGGGAAGAGAGTACCTCGATTTCCTTTCAGCATACTCTGCTGTTAACCAGGGACATTGCCATCCAAGAATCATCAAGGCATTGTGTGAGCAAGCTCAGAAGTTGActctttcttcaagagCCTTCTCTTGCGATATTTTCGGAACATGGGCCAAGTACATCACCGAGTACTTCAACTACGAATGTGTCTTGCCAATGAACACTGGTGCCGAAGCCGTTGAGACTGCCATGAAGATTGCCAGACGTTGGGGATACGTGAAGAAGGGCATCAAGGCTGATGAAGGTATCATTCTTTCATGCGCCAACAACTTCCACGGAAGAACTATTGCCGTTATTTCGATGTCTACTGACCCAGAGGCCAGAACAGACTTTGGACCATTCACAAAAAACATTGGACCAGTCATTCCAGGTACCGATGGTAAGAAGGTGATCAGATACGGCGTGATCGAAGATGTTGAGTTGGCTTTCAAGAATGCCGGTGACAAGATTGCTGCTATTTTGATAGAGCCAATTCAGGGTGAGGCTGGTATTGTTGTTCCACCTGCCGACTACTTCAAGAAGGTTAGAGACCTTTGCAGAAAGTACAACGTTCTTCTCATCGCCGATGAGATCCAGACCGGTATTGCCAGAACCGGTAAGATGCTTTGCTACCAGCACTACCTTTCTGAGGAGGATAAGCCGGATCTTGTTCTTCTGGGTAAAGCCATCTCTGGTGGTGTTATTCCAGTTTCCTGTGTTCTTTCATCCAGAGAGATCATGTCTGTGTTAGAGCCAGGTTCGCACGGTTCCACCTATGGTGGTAATGCCTTGGCTTGCAGAGTCTCCATTGAGGCTTTGGAAGTTGTTaaggatgaaaagttgGTCGAGAGGGCCAAGGAGTTGGGAGAATTCTTCCAGGCCGAGCTTAGAAAGCTTGCTGCTGAGTCAGATGGAATCATCAAGGAAGTCAGAGGTAAGGGCCTTTTGACTGCCATTGTGATTGACCACACCAGATTGGAGGGTAAGACTGCTTGGGATTTGTgcttgaagatgaaggagCACGGTGTTTTGGCTAAGCCAACTCACGTCCACATCATCAGATTGGCACCACCTCTTATTATTTCCAAGGAGGACTTGCTCAAGGGAATAGACTCTATCAGATCTGCCCTTAAGGAGATGCCAATTGACCCAAgaaagtaa